The sequence GACACTATTATGAAATGTGACAcattcttatttttattcttgttataATACATATAAACTGGATTTTAGAGTATATTACTATAGTGATTAATTgtaataattacaatatttaatatgtGTTATGTGGACACTATAATGTTAagtgttattcattattattattactactatagTACATAGATATAAACAGGATTTCTAAATACaaagtatattattattatttttatagtgattaattttaatatttacaatagTTAATTTGTGTAATGTGGAAACTAAAGAGTTATTCatcattattactattaataCTATAGTACATGTAAACTAAATTTATATAAGTATAGAGTATATTATTATAgtgattcattttaatatttacaataattaatATGTGTAATATGGACACTATAATATAGTGttactcattattattattgacattaTGTGTAAATAATCCTTGTATATGTCTCCTCTAAAGATTATCCTTACAATCAGGACCCTTCAAAATGTAACCCTGGTAAGATAATTCTTGAAATGTTGAGTTTTACATCTGTTTTAACTTTTATCCTGGTCTACTTTGAAGACGTGTCTGCTGATTTAAACCAGTTTATTTCAGTATCTAGGCTAAAAGGTTTATTTCAGTATCTAGGCTAAACCATATAGCAGGTTGAACATTAATTTTAGTTCTGTTTTCATACAGAGGGAAATCCAGACTTCCCAATGGATTCACACAATGCCAACTGCAAAGATGCTAATGGTACTatttatgtaaaattattataattgatgttttacaaaaatacttaatatttcattaatattctGTGGATAGACATTGTGACATAGGCCTATATTATATGCAAATATGTTGCTACATAACCTGACAAATAAagtactgtacagtatgatatgcTTGGATACAAAAATGTGGTTTTACAATATAGGTTTACCTAAATTTTCTGAAAGTAAATACCTTTACCGTTTCAGATCGATGCAAATGCAAATCTGTGAAACTTGGTCAAAAGACATACTTAAAGAACAATTATAATTACGGTAAGCCTTGAATGCTATTGTGCAACTACAATGTGTGAAGTTCTTCACTGTCTCAAAAGACTCTGCTTTGTTGCTTCATATTTCTAACACTTTCACGATCATTCCAAAGCATCAAAAATTTCATCCATAACTTGTTTTGCAGTATAAATAACTAGACACACTTCCGATGTTTCCCCTCACAGTCATCCGGGCAAAGGTGAAAGAGATAAAGACTCGGAATCATGATCTGAGCGCCATTGTCGAGGTCAAGGACATTCTGAAGTCCTCTCTGGTCAACATCCCTCGAGACACTGTCACCCTTTATTACAACTCTGGCTGTCCATGTCCTCCCCTGGCAGCCAATGAGGAATACATTATCATGGGTTATGAGAATGAGGAACGGTCCAGGTGATGCATTTAATTTCATAATGGTGATGTTTGTTGATTATACTGCAGTTCTCATAAGTCCTAATTCTCTCCCATAGACTGTTGCTCATTGATGGATCGATTGCACAGATGTGGAAGGATAAATTGGGACGCAAAGTGAAGGTATGAATCCACATTTACAGtgaccccaaaagtatttggacacttaaaccacatttaaaatgtgtgaatatcattgcattaaaaaaaaatacaaaattcaaaaccctgcgatggactggcgacctgtccagggtgtcccccgcctttcgcccaatgttagctgggataggctccagccccccgcgaccctgtacacaggataagcggttgacgatggatggatggatggatggacaaaattcaaaacaactgGCATCAACAGTACAAAGAGTGTGCTTGTATGCcacttttgatattttgttatagcCTGCTTTTAAATGTAAGCATTTTGGGGGCCGGTGTATTTGTAGCACTATCATGTAGCACATTTTTGTGTCCTATGGCCTGTCCTgctgtataataatatatactgtaagatCAGTGGTTTTcaattggttttgcttcaggaccccgATTTTACATTGAACATTAAGTGGAGACTCAATACATAAAACActttgcaatttatttgcatagaGTTTGATGGATGCATGACCTTTGaggtcaacaacaaaagatttgGGAAGTGTTTTTACTATTTTCATTTAGCAATGAGCAGACCTGCGACCCATTAGCTGAGAACCACTCCAGTAGACTGTTTGAATaagtactgtatacagtatataaacatatGGAGAGAGGCCCTTTTTGCAGAGGGTAGTGTGCCATTAACCtgacttatttttttatgtatgccAGCGTTGGGACCAGCTTTTGCGCAAACAGACCAGAGCAAACTCAGGCAGGAGCAACATGAGACGGAGTCGCCACTAAttttcctccaaaaaaaaaaatcacccacAGCCAAACCAAAGGACGAGAGGAGGTTCATAAAACTGAAAAATTGCACTAGTGTACTTTTGTTTTTTAGGCTGAGAATGTTGTTTTAATTGTTGCTTTTTATATTTGCCTAAAACTTGTTGCCTTTgcacaaacaaaatgttcatttgacattgctataCTTGTTTGGGAAGGGTGTCGAGCATCGGGCAGTGTTTGCCGATGAAAATGGGAATGTATGGGGAAGGGATATTTTTCTTGCGCCGTTGAGGTGGAGAACCTCAaaaatgccagcatgctttgacATGTTGCAATGCTCCATTAAGCTCTGTGCATACAATGGACACAAGATACTCATCACAAGCTGAAGCTGCGCTGAATTTTCCCTTTCGGAGGATTAAACATTCTTCAGAGAAAGAACAATGCAGCGTGGGGAAGAGAATCCTTTGGCAAAAACCTCAGAGACATCGAGATCCAAGACTAGAGCATAACATTATCGTGGATGACGAAATTAAGCTGTTGGGCTTTCTGAATGATGTTCATTAgaagaaaaaattacattttacattatatttctgTAGTTTTCTCTTATACTGAGATGTGCATTAGATATGCTTGATCCTAAATGTCATTCCTATAGGAAGAAGTTGCATTTAAAGCCATGcaatgttgaattattgaaagcttttattgtaaaaatgaatTTTCAGTGGATTTGGTATCAAGTACTGTACACAAGtcacaaaaacaaatctaactTGAGTCCATTATACAGTCTAATACTCTATTTACAGCCCTTATTAAACACTTCTGACTGGTGACATGACCATGTTATGTTTTTATGCAATGTTAATGACATCAATTTTGCAAATGGACATTTTGTCCATTTTCAGTCACAGGCACAAAAACATTAAGTATGTTTGACTAAGTACAGACACTTTAATACGTTTATAGTTAATTAACTATTTGTTGTTTGGGCTGTCTGAATGCAAATGTATCACCCTCCGTCATTTAAATGAGATTGTATGACAATCAAGTTTGTACTAGTTCTTTAAATCGCTCACTtccaataactttttttatacaacctggtctcacagaatcacgttactatacctgaatttttgcaaaatgttttttaagtgacTCGTTGTACGTGTCGCGGCTGTTCCCTGGTAAAATATACATGCACTGCAACAACGaatactttaattcacaaaatcacaattaaaacggcagattattaTTTAACAAAAAGTTATGTTTTTGCTTTGTTCCTTGCACAATGCTATCTTAAAGCCTTGTCTCATGAATATTACGTGCAAAAAACAATTACATGCcttattacacgtttggctgcagtttcccagtgaaatgtccagcagggggcgccaaaagtgagtgaaatggtagtgtaatcagacaaggtttttgaaggtgaattttagatggttTTAATGAGTAATGACCACATCCTTACGTAAaacttaccctaaacctaactaatagtgatctaaaataaaatgagaggtagacacaaaacatACATTCTTACAGTAAACATAAACCTAACAGCAAAATGAGAAATGAGAAGCACACTTTCTAAATCAACAATGTCACCTGATGTCACATTTATGACACTCTTGTATCACATGTATCACATGTCAGCTTGCGTGCCTTGACTGGTCTCAAACCGCTGGCTTTTGAGTCCATagtcagttgagctactgcggaagctaatcacattggattaAGTGTGTGAACGTAGGTGAGTCtgcaatacaagtgttaaaatgtgttatttttcagATCATGCGTTATAGTAAAAATGTTCAATATCATAGCACGTGTaatgtgtgtgagtaatagtacaaaaaaatgtttatgaagtcacaatcagccattgtagtcatgatttgtgtgaaagtgaataaaatgcacagctgtagctcctctagtgttaatttcccCAGGAAACTGCGACGAAACGTGGAATTCggcatgtaaaagtcagtttgcaaaaatatagtactgtggagctccaggtcacgcctactgatgacgtggaccaatgaaagtaagaaggtgtttagcagccgataAGAACAGCAATCTGTTACGAACCACCATGACGAAcgctttttggc comes from Xyrauchen texanus isolate HMW12.3.18 chromosome 18, RBS_HiC_50CHRs, whole genome shotgun sequence and encodes:
- the frzb gene encoding secreted frizzled-related protein 3, with amino-acid sequence MFSYEFFIYILAIACLLEIPRGSTAASCEPIRIPMCQSMPWNMTKMPNHLHHSTQANAVLAIEQFEGLLGTQCSPDLLFFLCAMYAPICTIDFQHDPIKPCKSVCERAKCGCEPVMKRYNHSWPESLACEELPVYDRGVCISPEAIVKAEGPDYPYNQDPSKCNPEGNPDFPMDSHNANCKDANDRCKCKSVKLGQKTYLKNNYNYVIRAKVKEIKTRNHDLSAIVEVKDILKSSLVNIPRDTVTLYYNSGCPCPPLAANEEYIIMGYENEERSRLLLIDGSIAQMWKDKLGRKVKRWDQLLRKQTRANSGRSNMRRSRH